One part of the Lachnospiraceae bacterium JLR.KK002 genome encodes these proteins:
- a CDS encoding thioredoxin family protein has translation MINIEKISLRSELITEELESQLNTVLGKLTGEVCMVCVINPEEKASMEMAELVRHMAGLSDKLSCRFYDQAEAEKELPELDASLLPVTALYKNDRYTGVAYHGVTGGKEMNSLVFGIYNTAGPGQEISGRIQKKLQKLEDKVDIRVFVSLSCHHCAQQVITCQKMASESEMIEARMIDARLYPELAEQYHIERIPMTIVNEKEVLMGTKTIEEMYQVIKKCKK, from the coding sequence ATGATTAATATCGAAAAAATATCTCTCAGAAGTGAACTTATTACGGAGGAACTGGAAAGTCAGCTGAATACGGTACTTGGGAAGCTCACAGGGGAAGTATGCATGGTGTGTGTAATCAATCCGGAAGAAAAGGCTTCCATGGAAATGGCGGAACTGGTGCGCCATATGGCCGGGCTGTCCGATAAACTTTCCTGCCGTTTTTATGATCAGGCAGAGGCCGAAAAAGAACTGCCGGAGCTGGACGCTTCACTGTTGCCCGTGACAGCACTCTATAAAAATGACAGGTATACAGGGGTGGCATATCATGGAGTTACCGGCGGCAAGGAGATGAATTCTCTGGTATTCGGTATTTACAATACGGCAGGCCCTGGTCAGGAAATCAGCGGAAGAATACAGAAGAAGCTGCAGAAACTGGAAGACAAGGTGGATATCAGAGTATTTGTATCTCTGTCCTGCCATCATTGTGCACAGCAGGTAATAACCTGTCAGAAAATGGCTTCCGAGTCAGAAATGATTGAAGCCAGAATGATAGACGCCAGATTATATCCGGAGCTTGCGGAACAATACCATATTGAACGGATTCCCATGACTATTGTGAACGAGAAGGAAGTGCTGATGGGGACAAAAACCATCGAAGAAATGTATCAGGTGATTAAAAAGTGTAAAAAGTAA